From one Acidobacteriota bacterium genomic stretch:
- a CDS encoding amino acid adenylation domain-containing protein, with the protein MRLGAEEKTLYGLFLRSASTAPDELALIDGAVSLSYGTLARRAEGWGRWLRPQGVGPDVPVALSAGRGADALAALLGVLAAGGACLPLDPSYPAERLSFMLEDAGVALGIGPRPAFETPGVSWIDAAATPAEADDGALDGAHGESLAYILYTSGSTGRPKGVGMPHRPLVNLLRWQAQASRSGPGDRTLQFAPSSFDVSFQEIFATWSVGGTLVLVDEATRRDPAALLDHLAKHRVQRLFLPFVALHWLAEEAGERPRPLALEEVVTAGEQLRVNDTVRRFFDGLPGCRLENQYGPTEAHVVTAFPLPGEARGWPALPAIGEAIDEVDIHLSDDAGGRAQEQGELLIGGQAPARGYLGRPALTAERFVPDPFSGRAGGRLYRTGDLARRAEVGGFEFLGRLDGQVKVRGFRVEVGEVEAALEDDPRVRAGAVKAVAGARQQRLVAYLVAAAEHSSRDLVAPLRQRLPDYMVPSAVVRLEALPLTPSGKVDRRALPVPDWRRDSLEGELVAPRDEREATIAAIWCEVLGLEEVGVEDDFFALGGHSLVATRLAARMGRALGREVELAALFEERTIAALARRFAGPAEAGSDSYPELIPRSAEEAPRHSFAQRRLWFLDRLDPQSTAYNVPLAVRLPTMASPAAVAAALGAIVARHRVLRTTFPEDESLGERRDVLETLPEIDLTALPPDCGAEEERRAARWLVGEPFDLAAGPLLRAALLHSAAGRTLFLVQHHIITDGWSLEVLVGELKQLLQGAALPALGLQYDDYAAWQRRWLAGERRRRLLARWRRRLADLEPLELPTDRRRNALPGGRGAVWRFPFPEDLGKGLVAFAEGRGETPFMVLLAVFQACLGRWTGRRDLAVGSPVAGRRRPELEGLLGFFVNTLVLRAELPPEAAFADLLTATRRRSLAAFADQDLPFEELVEALAPVRDLRQTPLVQVLFVLQNLPRPALELSPLGELAEDAVPAKLDLTFEVEQVGDRFRGRFEYRPELFDEVTMRRWAEAYLRLLSAGVEAPDQRLAELPLLSPAQRHQLLHELATAPVAPSPRTYPELVRRWVDATPDALAWSDGVEQQSFADLWRLSGRMARQLRRHGIGRESLVALVLSGGAPWAISALAVWRAGGAFVPVDPAYPAERIAWMMEDSGARWAIATGAVEAFAGEVFSFADLCRSVPPQEIEDSPTTVDDLAYVIYTSGSTGRPKGTQVSHRGLGAFAAEMAQHFAAQPGARVLQMASPSFDASVAELLMSWASGATLVFAPAEERLPGRNLEALLSRRQISHLTVPPSALAAMDPAALPGLSTVLVAGEACPPETARRWASGRCFVNAYGPTETTICASFEVVAGPPKAAQRPPIGRPLAGFRARVLDAGLRPVPLGSPGELYLAGTALARGYLDRPRRTAESFRPDPWGQGERLYRTGDLVRWLPAGGLDFLGRADDQVKVRGFRVELGEVEARLTALPALADGAVVAVGEGDRRRLVAYAVPHREAMPEEAEEARLRAELAARLPAFMVPSRILLRDHLPRTPNGKLDRRALARQPLERAAESATGSGPRTVSEAALVEIWQELLELETVDVAASFFDLGGHSLLATRMLGRVRQHFGVDLPVAELFEEPTVVGLARRLEAAPPTALGQPLRPLPEDAAIPASSAQQRLWFLDELSPGDPSYNIPLALTLEGAVDGAALAAAWNALRRRHRVLRTVFQEDDGRPWQRVVAWSRQTVPEVSLVALPESRRRREALRLATAEAERPFDLRSGPLARVLLLRLADQRHELLINQHHSVSDGASTAILLADLRHLYGLATGADGPPLPPLELHYGDYAAWQQERLAATDLADSLAWWRRQLAALPPLELPFDRPRPAIPETASRHCAVTIPEDLRVAIETRAQALGVTPFMVLAAALSAFLGRLTGRRRPAFGTPVSGRDRPELDGLLGFFVNTLVLVPDLAAADTGEAFLRAVGRLVLEAHRHREVPFDRLVEELAPERDPGRSPLFQVMFALRDEELASPPWAGALEVAGRTLDSGREKFDLTLMVATGDGPWEAQWSWRRCLFDDTTVQRWGRQWLRLLSALVHQPATPVQRLPLLSAGQRHQVLREWNDRARRPLEGDSLLALVERWVRDHPQAVAVVEGDLSLTYGELDRRSASLARELLRRGLEPAERVAILWPRSADWVVAMLAVVKAGGAYVPLDPAHPETMLRFFLQDAGCRWLIADTTPTWSSGRQAVLTSDEIRRLVAEPSPGAPTLPAPPGAPSLPAPPGGDDLLYVMYTSGSTGRPKGVMVTHRGVDRLVRENRFLALGPGDRMAQGSNVSFDAATLEIWGALVAGATLVVLEPDVTLSPARLQRALQDHQVTSLFLTTALLHEVAREAPETLAGLEHVLTGGEGLDPALSWKLLALGAAAPEVINGYGPTETTTYASTESLAGSLPVTPVVGGGGARAATPHHNHQPDRAAGPRGAARARRHGGAGRA; encoded by the coding sequence GTGAGGCTCGGGGCCGAGGAGAAGACTCTCTACGGCCTGTTCTTGCGGAGTGCGTCTACGGCACCGGACGAGCTGGCCCTGATCGACGGCGCGGTGAGCCTGTCCTACGGCACGCTGGCGCGTCGCGCCGAGGGCTGGGGCCGTTGGCTTCGCCCGCAGGGGGTCGGGCCCGATGTCCCGGTGGCCCTTTCCGCGGGCCGCGGTGCCGATGCCCTGGCCGCCCTCCTCGGAGTGCTCGCCGCGGGCGGCGCTTGTCTACCCCTCGATCCGTCCTATCCCGCGGAGCGTCTGTCCTTCATGCTGGAGGATGCGGGAGTCGCCCTGGGGATCGGTCCCCGGCCCGCCTTCGAGACCCCCGGAGTGAGCTGGATCGACGCCGCGGCAACGCCGGCGGAGGCCGATGACGGAGCCCTCGACGGTGCCCATGGGGAGTCCTTGGCCTACATTCTGTACACCTCCGGCTCGACGGGGCGGCCGAAGGGGGTGGGAATGCCCCATCGACCGCTGGTCAACCTGCTGCGCTGGCAGGCGCAGGCGAGTCGCAGCGGGCCGGGGGACCGGACCCTGCAGTTCGCTCCTTCCAGCTTCGATGTTTCATTCCAGGAGATCTTCGCCACCTGGAGCGTCGGCGGAACGTTGGTGCTGGTCGACGAGGCGACCCGGCGCGATCCGGCGGCCTTGCTCGATCACCTCGCGAAGCATCGGGTGCAGCGCCTTTTCCTGCCCTTCGTGGCCCTCCATTGGCTGGCCGAGGAAGCCGGTGAGCGGCCGCGGCCGCTGGCCCTCGAGGAGGTGGTCACGGCCGGCGAGCAGCTACGCGTCAACGACACCGTGCGGCGCTTCTTCGACGGCCTTCCCGGCTGTCGCCTGGAAAACCAGTACGGCCCAACGGAGGCCCACGTCGTCACTGCCTTTCCCCTGCCTGGGGAAGCGCGCGGCTGGCCAGCCTTGCCGGCCATCGGCGAGGCCATCGACGAGGTCGACATCCACCTCTCCGACGATGCCGGCGGCCGTGCACAGGAGCAAGGCGAGCTGCTGATCGGAGGGCAGGCGCCGGCGCGCGGCTACCTCGGCCGCCCGGCGCTGACCGCCGAGCGTTTCGTGCCCGATCCCTTCTCCGGTCGGGCCGGAGGTCGCCTCTATCGCACCGGCGACCTGGCGCGCCGTGCCGAGGTCGGTGGCTTCGAGTTCCTCGGTCGCCTCGACGGTCAGGTCAAGGTTCGCGGCTTCCGGGTCGAGGTGGGGGAGGTCGAAGCGGCCCTCGAAGACGATCCGCGAGTGCGCGCCGGCGCCGTGAAGGCGGTGGCCGGGGCCCGCCAGCAGCGCCTGGTGGCCTATCTGGTGGCCGCCGCCGAGCATTCGTCGAGGGACCTCGTCGCGCCGCTGCGGCAGCGTCTGCCGGATTACATGGTGCCGTCTGCGGTGGTGCGTCTCGAGGCCTTGCCCCTGACCCCCAGCGGCAAGGTCGATCGCCGCGCGCTGCCGGTGCCGGACTGGCGTCGAGACTCCCTCGAAGGGGAGCTGGTGGCGCCGCGCGATGAGCGCGAAGCGACGATCGCGGCGATCTGGTGCGAAGTGCTCGGCCTCGAAGAGGTCGGAGTCGAGGACGACTTCTTCGCCCTCGGCGGGCATTCCCTGGTGGCGACTCGCCTGGCGGCACGCATGGGCCGGGCGCTGGGGCGGGAAGTCGAGCTCGCGGCGCTCTTCGAGGAGCGCACCATCGCGGCCCTGGCGCGGCGCTTCGCCGGGCCGGCAGAGGCCGGTTCGGACAGCTATCCCGAGCTCATCCCCCGGTCGGCCGAAGAAGCTCCACGGCATTCCTTCGCCCAGCGCCGGTTGTGGTTTCTCGACCGACTCGATCCGCAGAGCACCGCCTACAACGTGCCGCTCGCCGTTCGCCTGCCGACGATGGCTTCGCCGGCGGCGGTAGCGGCGGCCCTCGGCGCCATCGTCGCCCGCCACCGGGTGCTGCGTACGACCTTTCCCGAAGATGAGTCCCTGGGCGAGCGGCGCGACGTCTTGGAGACTCTGCCGGAGATCGACCTCACGGCTTTGCCGCCGGACTGCGGCGCCGAGGAAGAGCGCCGCGCGGCGCGCTGGCTGGTCGGTGAGCCTTTCGACCTCGCCGCCGGCCCGTTGCTGCGCGCCGCCCTGCTGCACAGCGCTGCCGGTCGGACACTCTTTCTGGTGCAGCACCACATCATCACCGACGGCTGGTCTCTCGAGGTCCTGGTCGGCGAGCTGAAGCAGCTCTTGCAGGGCGCGGCTCTCCCTGCCTTGGGGCTGCAGTACGACGACTATGCCGCCTGGCAGCGCCGGTGGTTGGCCGGAGAGAGACGGCGCCGGCTGCTCGCCCGCTGGCGCCGCCGGCTGGCCGACCTCGAGCCCCTCGAGCTGCCCACCGACCGCCGGCGGAACGCTTTGCCGGGGGGCCGCGGAGCGGTTTGGAGATTCCCCTTCCCAGAGGATCTGGGCAAGGGTCTCGTGGCCTTTGCGGAGGGCCGCGGAGAAACCCCCTTCATGGTGCTGCTGGCGGTCTTCCAGGCTTGCCTGGGGCGCTGGACGGGGCGACGAGACCTCGCCGTCGGCAGTCCCGTCGCCGGCCGTCGCCGGCCCGAGCTCGAAGGCCTGCTGGGCTTCTTCGTCAATACCCTCGTGCTGCGGGCGGAGCTGCCTCCGGAAGCGGCCTTCGCCGACCTGCTGACCGCCACCCGGCGGCGCTCGCTGGCGGCCTTTGCCGATCAAGACCTGCCCTTCGAGGAGCTGGTGGAGGCGCTGGCTCCGGTGCGCGATCTCCGCCAGACGCCGCTGGTGCAGGTGCTGTTCGTGCTCCAGAACCTGCCCCGACCGGCCCTCGAGCTGTCGCCCCTCGGGGAGCTGGCGGAGGACGCCGTCCCCGCCAAGCTCGATCTCACCTTCGAGGTCGAGCAGGTCGGTGACCGCTTCCGGGGTCGCTTCGAGTATCGCCCGGAGCTGTTCGACGAGGTGACCATGCGGCGTTGGGCCGAGGCCTATCTGCGTTTGCTCTCGGCCGGTGTCGAGGCGCCAGACCAGAGGCTCGCCGAGCTGCCGCTGCTGTCGCCGGCGCAGCGTCATCAGCTCCTCCACGAGCTGGCGACGGCTCCCGTGGCGCCCTCACCCCGGACCTATCCGGAGCTGGTGCGCCGCTGGGTCGACGCCACCCCCGACGCCCTCGCCTGGAGCGACGGCGTCGAGCAGCAGAGCTTCGCCGACCTTTGGCGCCTCAGTGGTCGAATGGCCCGGCAGCTACGACGCCACGGAATCGGTCGCGAGTCGCTGGTGGCTCTCGTGCTGTCCGGTGGTGCCCCTTGGGCGATCTCGGCCCTGGCGGTGTGGCGTGCCGGCGGCGCCTTCGTGCCGGTCGATCCCGCCTATCCGGCCGAGCGCATCGCTTGGATGATGGAGGACAGCGGCGCCCGCTGGGCGATCGCCACGGGCGCGGTCGAGGCCTTTGCCGGTGAGGTGTTTTCCTTCGCCGACCTTTGCCGCTCGGTGCCACCGCAGGAGATCGAAGATTCACCGACGACGGTCGACGATCTCGCCTACGTCATCTACACCTCGGGCTCCACCGGCCGGCCCAAGGGCACCCAGGTCAGCCATCGCGGACTCGGCGCCTTCGCTGCCGAGATGGCGCAGCACTTTGCAGCGCAACCCGGCGCTCGGGTTCTGCAGATGGCGTCGCCGAGCTTCGATGCCTCGGTGGCCGAGCTGTTGATGTCTTGGGCCAGCGGCGCCACGCTGGTGTTCGCGCCGGCCGAGGAGCGACTGCCCGGGAGGAACCTCGAGGCTCTGCTGTCGCGGCGTCAGATCAGCCATCTGACGGTGCCGCCGTCGGCCCTGGCGGCGATGGATCCCGCCGCCTTGCCGGGGCTCTCGACGGTGCTGGTGGCGGGGGAGGCCTGCCCGCCGGAGACGGCTCGCCGTTGGGCATCGGGACGTTGCTTCGTCAACGCCTACGGGCCGACGGAGACCACTATCTGCGCCTCCTTCGAGGTCGTCGCAGGACCGCCGAAGGCGGCGCAGCGACCTCCCATCGGTCGCCCCTTGGCGGGATTTCGGGCGCGGGTGCTCGATGCCGGCCTGCGGCCGGTGCCGTTGGGTTCGCCGGGGGAGCTCTATCTCGCCGGCACCGCCCTGGCGCGGGGCTACCTCGACCGCCCGCGGCGCACCGCCGAGTCCTTCCGGCCCGACCCCTGGGGCCAGGGGGAACGCCTCTACCGCACCGGCGATCTGGTGCGCTGGCTGCCGGCCGGCGGTCTCGACTTCCTCGGTCGAGCCGACGATCAGGTCAAGGTGCGCGGGTTCCGGGTCGAGCTCGGCGAGGTCGAGGCGCGTTTGACGGCCTTGCCGGCGCTGGCCGACGGTGCGGTGGTGGCAGTCGGGGAAGGGGACCGCCGGCGCTTGGTCGCCTATGCGGTGCCGCACCGCGAAGCGATGCCGGAAGAAGCCGAGGAGGCGCGGCTGCGGGCCGAGCTGGCGGCGCGACTGCCGGCCTTCATGGTGCCGTCGAGGATCCTGCTGCGCGACCACCTGCCGCGGACTCCCAACGGCAAGCTCGACCGACGCGCTCTCGCCCGGCAACCGCTGGAGAGGGCCGCCGAGTCTGCCACCGGCAGCGGTCCCCGGACCGTCAGCGAAGCGGCTCTGGTCGAGATCTGGCAGGAGCTGCTCGAGCTCGAGACGGTCGATGTCGCCGCCAGCTTCTTCGACCTCGGAGGACACTCGCTGTTGGCGACCCGCATGCTGGGCAGGGTACGGCAGCACTTCGGGGTCGACCTGCCGGTGGCGGAGCTCTTCGAGGAGCCCACCGTCGTCGGCCTGGCGCGGCGCCTCGAAGCGGCGCCGCCGACGGCCCTCGGGCAGCCTTTGCGACCGTTGCCCGAGGACGCTGCCATCCCGGCGAGCTCGGCGCAGCAGCGCTTGTGGTTTCTCGACGAGCTGAGCCCGGGCGATCCGTCCTACAACATCCCCCTGGCCCTGACCCTCGAGGGGGCGGTCGACGGCGCCGCCTTGGCGGCCGCCTGGAACGCCCTACGCCGCCGTCATCGGGTGCTGCGGACGGTGTTTCAGGAAGACGATGGTCGTCCCTGGCAGCGGGTTGTGGCCTGGTCTCGGCAAACGGTCCCGGAAGTTTCCCTGGTCGCGCTGCCGGAGTCTCGACGTCGCCGGGAGGCGCTGCGGCTGGCGACGGCGGAAGCGGAGCGGCCCTTCGATCTGCGCAGCGGGCCGCTGGCGCGGGTTCTGCTGCTGCGTCTGGCGGACCAACGCCACGAGCTCCTGATCAATCAGCATCACAGCGTTTCGGACGGTGCCTCGACCGCCATCCTGCTCGCCGATCTGCGCCATCTCTACGGTCTGGCGACCGGCGCCGATGGACCGCCCCTGCCGCCTCTCGAGCTGCACTACGGCGACTACGCAGCCTGGCAGCAAGAGCGTCTGGCGGCGACCGATCTCGCCGACTCGTTGGCCTGGTGGCGTCGTCAGCTCGCCGCCTTGCCGCCCCTCGAGCTGCCCTTCGATCGGCCCCGTCCGGCGATTCCCGAGACTGCCTCACGGCACTGCGCCGTGACGATTCCGGAGGATCTCCGGGTCGCCATCGAGACCCGTGCCCAGGCCCTCGGGGTGACTCCTTTCATGGTCTTGGCGGCGGCTCTGTCGGCCTTTTTGGGTCGCCTCACGGGGCGCCGTCGGCCGGCCTTCGGTACCCCCGTCTCGGGACGCGACCGGCCCGAGCTCGATGGCCTTCTCGGCTTCTTCGTCAACACGCTGGTGCTGGTGCCGGATCTCGCCGCCGCCGACACCGGCGAGGCCTTCCTGCGGGCCGTGGGCCGGCTGGTTCTGGAGGCCCATCGCCATCGTGAAGTGCCCTTCGATCGCCTGGTGGAGGAGCTGGCTCCGGAGCGCGATCCGGGCCGGTCGCCGCTCTTCCAGGTGATGTTCGCGCTGCGCGATGAAGAGCTCGCCAGCCCGCCCTGGGCCGGCGCCCTGGAAGTCGCCGGAAGGACCCTCGACAGCGGTCGCGAGAAGTTCGATCTCACCCTCATGGTGGCGACCGGCGATGGCCCTTGGGAGGCCCAGTGGTCGTGGCGTCGCTGTCTTTTCGACGACACCACCGTGCAGCGCTGGGGTCGGCAGTGGCTGCGCCTGCTGAGTGCTCTAGTGCACCAGCCGGCGACCCCGGTGCAGCGCTTGCCGCTGCTCTCGGCGGGGCAGCGCCATCAGGTGTTGCGGGAATGGAACGACCGGGCGCGCCGGCCGCTCGAAGGGGACTCGCTGCTCGCCCTGGTGGAGCGATGGGTGCGCGACCACCCGCAGGCGGTGGCGGTGGTCGAGGGAGATCTCTCCCTGACCTATGGCGAGCTCGATCGGCGCAGCGCCAGCCTCGCCCGGGAGCTGCTGCGGCGGGGCCTCGAGCCGGCCGAGCGGGTCGCCATTCTGTGGCCCCGGTCGGCCGATTGGGTGGTGGCGATGCTGGCCGTGGTCAAGGCCGGAGGCGCTTACGTACCGCTCGATCCGGCCCATCCCGAAACCATGCTGCGCTTTTTCCTGCAGGATGCCGGTTGTCGTTGGTTGATCGCCGACACGACCCCCACCTGGTCTTCCGGTCGCCAGGCGGTCCTGACCAGCGACGAGATTCGCCGGCTGGTGGCGGAGCCATCACCCGGCGCCCCGACACTTCCTGCGCCGCCCGGCGCCCCGTCACTTCCTGCGCCGCCTGGCGGCGACGATCTGCTCTACGTGATGTACACCTCCGGCTCGACCGGTCGCCCCAAAGGGGTGATGGTGACCCACCGGGGCGTCGATCGTCTGGTGCGCGAGAATCGCTTCCTCGCGCTCGGGCCGGGGGACCGCATGGCGCAAGGCTCGAATGTCTCCTTCGATGCCGCCACCCTCGAGATTTGGGGGGCGCTGGTCGCCGGCGCCACCCTGGTGGTGCTCGAGCCCGATGTCACCCTCTCGCCGGCCCGTCTGCAGCGCGCCCTGCAGGACCACCAGGTGACCAGTCTGTTCCTGACCACCGCTCTGCTGCACGAGGTGGCGCGGGAGGCGCCGGAGACCCTCGCCGGCCTCGAGCACGTGCTCACCGGTGGCGAAGGCCTCGATCCCGCCCTGTCGTGGAAGTTGCTCGCTCTCGGTGCGGCGGCGCCCGAGGTGATCAACGGCTATGGTCCGACGGAGACCACCACCTACGCCTCCACCGAGAGCCTCGCCGGCAGCCTGCCGGTCACCCCGGTGGTGGGGGGGGGGGGGGCGCGGGCCGCCACCCCGCACCACAACCACCAACCGGACCGCGCGGCGGGGCCGCGGGGGGCCGCCCGCGCGCGCCGGCACGGCGGTGCCGGCCGCGC
- a CDS encoding S-adenosylmethionine decarboxylase, whose protein sequence is MDGECWGYQLIVDCFGCDFDVCCDLDKGYEFLDSICNHLEMTKQTQPYIFKTCENTFPGKPGYSGWVPIIESGIQIHTSAKNQFISVDVYSCKPFDLDEVVAFTRRWFEPAHVDTAFLQRGRDFRHRQQVAAVAR, encoded by the coding sequence ATGGATGGAGAGTGTTGGGGCTATCAGCTCATCGTCGACTGCTTCGGCTGCGACTTCGACGTCTGCTGTGATCTCGACAAGGGATACGAGTTCCTCGACTCGATCTGCAACCACCTCGAGATGACCAAGCAGACCCAGCCTTACATCTTCAAGACCTGCGAAAACACCTTCCCGGGCAAGCCCGGCTACAGCGGCTGGGTTCCGATCATCGAGAGCGGAATCCAGATCCATACCTCCGCCAAGAATCAGTTCATCAGCGTCGACGTCTACTCCTGCAAGCCCTTCGATCTCGACGAGGTGGTGGCCTTCACCCGTCGTTGGTTCGAGCCCGCCCACGTCGACACGGCCTTTCTTCAGCGCGGTCGAGATTTTCGCCACCGGCAGCAGGTCGCGGCCGTCGCCCGTTGA